The genomic DNA TTAGTATCATATGGTTTCTTTCGGCTCAAAATTTATATGGTGTTCCCTTTTCCGGGCTTTTGCAAGATCCAGGAATTGTGATTCTCACAGAAATGAATCTGCCATCAAGAAACTGATATAGTATCAGGTATTCAGGTCTAAACTCAGGATATATATTTATTGACCCTAAACCCCTAAATTGCCGAAATATTACAAGTCCATATTAGTCCTTAATACCTTTCCATTCATCTCCTTTGCAGCTATTTCTGCTTCCTCGCTGCAGGAAAACCAAACATATGCAGATCCAAAGGGTTTCCGAGTCTTCTTGTCTTTTAAGATATTAACTGTACAGAGGTCATAAAACAATTACATGCTCTTAAGCGATTGAAGAACAAGATATTGTATGCAAATATATTCATGAAGCAAAATTCGCAAGCTCACCTCGACGAACTTCACCAAATTGAGCAAAAGCAGTCTTTAATCGTTCCTCTAATATAGATAGTGGCAATCCTACAGTAGCCAAAAATATATACTTCATTAAAGTCATAACAAAAAATTATAGCGAAAAATCAAGAGATCCTAATATTCTAATCTTCATTCCCTGTGACAAACTCAAAACTCCAACATTCATTATTAGAGATGCAATGAACATATATAATTGCTGACCTCCGGAGTCTGACCATAAAAAAAGAAAACATGGTTGATGACTAGTTTTCCAAGAGTAAAAGATCCTATCACCTTAATGTTTGTACAAGATCAATTTACTGGACTTCTCCAACAACTTATGCTCCACTTATTTGAAAGGAATGAAATGAGGAAAAATAAGAGTGCAAATTTTATGAAACAAGGTTTGTAAAGGAAATGACCAATGAGTAACAAAAGGTACAAGTAGTCATTGCTAGATTACAGGGATTGGGCATCCTTATAAATGCAATGGAGAAAAGAATAACAGTTATAAATATACATAACCAAATGGCACAACAAGGTTTTTGGGATTGTTAGTCATCAAACTATTAGAATTTAGAATCGATGCACCCTAACATATAGTCTATCTACTACTAGCCCATTAGACTCTCTCAACTTCCCTTCTAAACTACGATTGGTAAAATAATCCACAACCTGTATTCTTTTCCTGATAATTTTCCTCAGTACCGTTTTAGGCTATGATTTCTTAATATAATCATTCAGTAAATAGTTTGCATTAGGTAGTAGTTTAGGATGCTCTCATAACTTCCCCGGTCTCTTACTCCATACTATCTTCCCTAATGTCCTCTAATACTTCCCCCTTCTTAGTAGCATTATCGTGTAAATTGCAACATAGTGATTACAACGACAAGCTTACCATAATCTTACACGTCGAACAAAAATAAGGATTATACAACACATTGTCTCTTAATGACTTCCATTGTACAGCAATTCTTTCACACATATTATAGTTACAATTTACATAAATGAATACTCCTAACACAATCTCTGAAAAATAGAAATCGCATTCGAAAAAACCACTTAACAGAAAAAATACAACAAAACAAAGATAGATACAAGAGTAATGCGTTAATTACCTTTAATAAGAACTATATTAGAGGGAGACACTTCATCATTTGCGCTGGAAAAACACCTGTGTGTTTGCAATTTATGTTTTGATTGAGCTGAAATTTCAATATTTTGTGTTatgggttttgttaattttaaagaTTTAAGATGATTAAGTTCAATTTTTTTGTGAAATTGAAAAAATGAAATTAAGAATTGAGAATGTGAAGTATACAGAGCCATGCCTTTCAGTTGTGATTATGCCCTAATTTATTTTGCGTCTATGAATTCGGGTCCTGACACGATGACCCGCCCAATTTTGTGTGTGGCATAAGCATAACTCGTAATTGGAAAAGCCCATACTGTACATGAAAACGAATTGAGCTTATTTTTTTGAGAATGAATTGTTTTAAGCCCAATCGAAGGATTTTTTAAATTTGTAATATTTTtggaatttaattttggaaatatATATAAAGTACTCGTGTGAATAAGTTCCCGCTTGGTTACAAAATTTTTTATAAAGGGTTTTATATCAAATTGTCCACCGGACTCGTTAAAATATATCAAGTAGCTATTCAATTTCCATGGCGACTCATTTAAATCACTAAAATACTAGTATATATCACTCcgttagatttttaaaatttttttttacGGAAAACGTTAACTTTAAAAATTTGTAGTCGTATATTTTTGTTAAACAACCAGACACATGAAATTGAGATAAATAACTAGAGTTTTAATTGAAATGACATATTATTTTCATCTCTTTGTTGAATTTTACTTAAATTAATACTGCAATTGCTAACCAGCTTTTATTTTACTTGTGAAAATAACGATTATTTTAGGACCAATTAAACAGATATAGAGAGAGACACTCAGATTTGCTGATAAATCATAATAATCAAAGAAATACACGGCAAACACAacatttttgttaaaaaaatttaaaaaatctaATGGAGTGATATATACTAATATTTTAGTGGTTTAAATGAGTCGCCGTAGAGATTGAGTAGCTACTTGATATATTTTAACGAATTCGGTGAACAATTTCATATAAATTccttttcataaataaataaagtgAGATTAAGGTTAATGAGAAAACGCCACAGAAAATTGATTCTTCATTTGAAATTGTACCCTCGTTTCAAATATTTAAACGGCATCGTAAGAATTATCactcttttaaaaaaattatagatAAAAATACATGTTTACATTAAACTCAcaagatttttaaaaaaatatttttttttaactATATAGTAAATAAAACACCTACCATATTAAATTTCAAATGGAAGTaacattttattttaatatttagcACAGAATAAATATAGGATAGCTATAGTTTTACATGTTAAATTACAAATATTAAAACATCAACCCAAATAGATTTAACCAAATTAGGGATACAAATAAGTATTAATTTTTTAATGAATAGATAAGATTTCTTAAATATATGAACAGTGGTAGGGATAAAAAGTTCGAAAGTCACGTGGGGATGATGTAACTTTGGGCTAATTAAAATTGATATGAATACATCCATTTTATTAATTACATAATGACTAATAAAAATATGACACGTGTCATTTTTGAACCATTTTGAGATAAACATTTCTCTAACTATaatattaacaaaaaaaatatgAATTATCACATGTTTAATATTTTAACTACTTTACTAAAATTCTAAAGTTCCCCTCCCGGATACAAGTTCCAcataataaatttaattaatgaatcaaaaaattattactattactaataattaatatttctaatatttatgcatattaaataataaatttataatataaaagtGAAAATCATCTAATATATTACAAAAAAATCGGTGCTTTTGTCATGGCTAGtaatatcatatattatatttagagCACGTACAGGCCTAATTTGTAATCGCAAAActgattaaaatattataatttattcaTTCAAACACATTACTTGTATAACTCACCTAAATGTTAGTTAGAGTCAATTTTCTGTTATGTTTAACTGCACGAGTGCGATTGCAGAGCATCAAAACAAAATGTTATTTACACAGTAAAAAAGAATGAAAGGATCAAGTTGTGTGTTTTCAATATCACCTCCCGTAACCGTAACTGATCCACAAACAATGATATATACAGAAACTACAAAGTTTCGACGAAACTTGACAGGGGAGTGGGTACAAGATATTCAAAAGAAGAAGATTAATCCAAAACAGTCAGTTCAATACTTAATAAAGGATAAAAATTGGTAGATTCTTGTGTGTTATATTATTCTCCAATGTTAATGTTTTATTGTTCACTTTGATCAAGACGTCATTGGTCGGCCTCTGCCACGCACGGGAGTTAATATATAGCTGATCCCGAATTCGAGTTTATATAAGTGCATATATAAGGATGGGGGAGGTTCGATCCTGCCGACCCCGacatttttcaaaatttatgatAGACACGAAAAATAAATTTATACTCAAAAAATGGGCATTCGTGATCCAATATTCGACCCAGGCTTTCGAATGAGGGGTAATACAAGATCCTGCAAATGATCATTCTTTAAAaccttaaaattttaaaataactaGTTCATTAACATGGTAGATGAGAGGTGgttattttcaaaattattaataaatacaaaaataaaaaaatttaattttgtaaatccCTAGATACAACTTACTGGATCCTGCCATGCACAAGAGTACAATAAAGACCGGAAAGTGGTGAATGTTCGATGATATTTTCAAGTTGCACCAGGCATTTTAATGGTTAGAAAGATCAAGATTAATGCGTGGCACTAGTTGTGTTCAACAGCATGTcgtttttcataaaattataaaGATATTATGATCGATATGGTATGTATGCATATGCACAAAAAACAAACCCATTGTACGCCCAAAACATGGCTAACTTGTGGTTTCCTACATATTTGATATTTCCCCTTTTCAACCATTTTTTATATTTTACTTTTTGAGATATCCCGTTCAattttttatatttcaaaatttactaaaaataataaatgaattTCATCACTTTTTCACCTTTTTCCCATTTCACACTACTATTACTCTATTATCTcctttttatacattaaaaatcaacGAGTCTCACTACTTCAGTCACATCTCTTTCtactttttaatattttatacatattttttaattttcgTGCCTCAATTTTTTGGTTAACAGATATGGTTCCCTTCTAGCTTACTTGTTTAACAAGAAAGTGTTTTTCGTTGTTAATCGTTACATTTAGCAAAGTTAATTATCGAAAGTTACAAAGATCAGATTCTGAATTTTATGTATCAAGCACTGAACATTGTAATATAGTTCAatataaacacaaaaatagagaTAAGGTTTTGTATGTAGTAaattacataaataaattaaaatatcggCATGTAAAATTGACATCTTAAAGTCATGGCTGCAGAATAAAGAAGTTGTTTGACGTAGACAATACACACATGAATATTTGAAATCATTGGATCTTTATTATTCTAGGTGAAATGTAAAGGCAAGATAAACTATTTAATAATCTACTTTTGCAAAAGATTGATTTGACAATTAAATTTTGGGACTTCTGCTTCATTATGTGTGAGTATGATATTCCAACAAAAAAAATGGGTGAATATAATAGCAAAATATCTATTTTCAAAATTATCTTCTGCTGTACCATGTATATCAGTTGATATACATACACACATCAGTCATTTCATAAATAAAAACTACATACCAAGTTTTATATTGTAAAGAACATAGTTAAGCTAAGCGGACCATTATATGACTTTACATTGAAAAGCCTTGAATTTCACTAGTGGGTATAAATAAAGATTCTCATAATTAACCTCTAATGGTTAGTATATTATCTATGATTGGAATCGGATGGCTAATTATAGTTTATAGGACAGTGGCTTCTCGATTGGCCCTAATGACACAGCTGTTTTCCCTTTGTCTTCTACTCTGGATTCCTCATTCCAACTAGTTTTCCCCTTAGCTTATAAAGGCAAAATgaaatttttaattataaatattcttaaatttatattttgattttacgttaattttttaattaatcaCTTACACATAGATATCTTGTATTTAACAAAATTACTAACCTCAACATCTCGTAAAAACAATCATAAAGTAATACATGTACACCAAAATATCAACAATATCTTCAATTTTACCTATGTATACTGAGGTTTGGAGACGTTTGATTATCGTTGGGAAATAAAATGAAGTTCATGAAGATAAAGGAGGAGAAATTAAATAAGTGCTACTGAATTATTTTATTCGGATTCAAGAAAAAGTTACATAATAGTAAATTTATCTATTTGAATTAGAGTAAAATATATTTAGTGTACTTATTTGTCCTAAAAAAACTACTTGCATCGAGCACTTGAaatatcattttttatattttgttATATTTTGTTACATTGGCGAGCCTTATGAGATTGTTACGAGAAACCCTGATATCATTTATTGAGTCACAAGTAAATTTTAACTCTATATTTCGTTTGGATCAAGCTCACACAAATTTATTATTAGACAAATTCCAACTATTGAGTCACGCAAATGGTGCTATTGTTTTCCCTGGATACTCGAACGGAGCTGAGAATCGATAATTTTTCTAACACTCGAATTCGAAGTGCATGGTTTCTCCAACATTCCAATTAAGATGTTCCTATGTATAATGCACTTCTCACTTAGATATGTTGGGCCTCTAATTAATAAACACTTAAGACTTTTGACTTAAAAGTAATCATAATTTAATTTAAGAAGAGTGTTTGTTAAATTTacaatttataaaatattaagtcaaaaattaataacatatgttttttgttttttttttgttttttaccAATATTGATTTCAGACATAAGTTTTAAAatgttttttaatttaaaatttataaattaagataactattttttaataattatttatttaagtaAAACTGACTTATAATTAAATAATCTAAACGCTTATACTATTTATATATTTATCAAATTATCACTTATTTagcatttatttattttaagtaaTAAATCATTTGTTTTAAATTTTTCCAAATGAACACTTACAATATAACTTTTCAGGAGATTTTCATATTCCAAAGGAACTTTTCTAATATTCGAAAGGAATTTTTCTACAAATCGAATTCATTATTTTACAATTATTTAGATATGTTATTTTTTAATATCCAATAATgttatattaaattta from Apium graveolens cultivar Ventura chromosome 5, ASM990537v1, whole genome shotgun sequence includes the following:
- the LOC141661934 gene encoding uncharacterized protein LOC141661934 isoform X2, which translates into the protein MALYTSHSQFLISFFQFHKKIELNHLKSLKLTKPITQNIEISAQSKHKLQTHRCFSSANDEVSPSNIVLIKGLPLSILEERLKTAFAQFGEVRRVNILKDKKTRKPFGSAYVWFSCSEEAEIAAKEMNGKIHFCENHNSWILQKPGKGNTI
- the LOC141661934 gene encoding glycine-rich RNA-binding protein 4, mitochondrial-like isoform X1: MALYTSHSQFLISFFQFHKKIELNHLKSLKLTKPITQNIEISAQSKHKLQTHRCFSSANDEVSPSNIVLIKGLPLSILEERLKTAFAQFGEVRRVNILKDKKTRKPFGSAYVWFSCSEEAEIAAKEMNGKFLDGRFISVRITIPGSCKSPEKGTPYKF